A DNA window from Pseudoalteromonas rubra contains the following coding sequences:
- a CDS encoding tetratricopeptide repeat protein, which produces MKSHKRYAIMIAGVLLLSGCKSLVQKGDKLYEAGMYDQSAEFYEQALAEDPQDVEARQRLTLARNKIIDRGLIDVRMLRLSGNHTGAALKLEGLLRNQVSWHIEPVGPMAETQNEELQYATSWLRQEALSLSRSAFPDPFRYFEMRYAFLIANARLGNTFAQYQAQLQVNAERQCEKLSASQSKDRLFLQRFYRKYCQAWNIPSQPAKQVTARALYSEIRIAPKLTVQLHDTSTQKQRLQTVLSQLNDAFRDSLWYHPQGEGTFTLNVHATFKHSRTTKLVNRQKHYTLEQPQPDPNEPGSFIDVEVAQTYQYPVTEFTEHYSLDMMYLGRLGGKHIEHKVDDSQVHHTQSHYADFPDLDLEPQQAQFLDVGTHLEKQLTELNAQFVADLDRVWLQTYCEDQLGAADGEYVLRCAKLAPQHDYVNNWFNQHFGLSYQAMSSLYSL; this is translated from the coding sequence ATGAAGTCACACAAACGGTATGCCATTATGATTGCGGGCGTACTACTCTTATCAGGCTGTAAAAGTCTGGTTCAAAAAGGAGACAAGTTGTATGAGGCCGGCATGTATGATCAATCTGCCGAATTCTACGAACAAGCCCTCGCAGAGGATCCCCAGGATGTGGAGGCACGTCAGCGGCTCACCCTGGCACGCAATAAAATCATCGACCGTGGACTCATTGACGTGCGCATGTTACGTCTGTCTGGCAACCATACCGGCGCGGCACTCAAGCTAGAGGGCTTACTGCGTAACCAGGTAAGCTGGCATATAGAACCCGTCGGGCCCATGGCTGAAACCCAAAATGAAGAGCTGCAATATGCAACCAGCTGGCTCAGGCAAGAAGCTTTGTCACTGTCGCGCTCAGCCTTTCCGGATCCATTTCGATATTTTGAAATGCGTTATGCATTTTTAATTGCCAATGCCAGACTGGGCAACACCTTTGCGCAATATCAGGCGCAGTTGCAAGTCAATGCAGAGCGCCAGTGTGAAAAACTCAGCGCATCACAGAGCAAAGATCGCCTGTTCTTACAGCGCTTTTATCGCAAATATTGCCAGGCCTGGAATATCCCCAGCCAGCCTGCTAAACAAGTGACTGCCCGGGCCTTATATTCCGAGATCCGCATAGCACCAAAGCTCACCGTGCAGCTGCACGACACAAGCACACAAAAGCAACGCCTTCAGACTGTCTTATCTCAGCTAAATGACGCTTTTCGGGACAGCTTATGGTATCACCCTCAAGGTGAGGGGACCTTCACGCTCAACGTCCATGCCACGTTCAAACACAGCCGCACTACCAAGCTGGTGAACAGGCAAAAGCACTACACGCTGGAACAACCACAGCCTGATCCGAACGAGCCGGGCTCTTTTATTGACGTTGAGGTAGCGCAAACCTATCAGTATCCGGTCACTGAATTCACAGAACATTACAGTCTGGATATGATGTATCTTGGCCGCCTGGGTGGAAAACACATAGAGCATAAAGTGGACGATAGTCAGGTGCATCATACGCAAAGCCATTATGCAGACTTCCCCGATTTAGATTTGGAGCCACAACAAGCCCAATTTCTGGATGTCGGCACGCATTTAGAGAAACAGCTCACAGAGCTAAACGCTCAGTTTGTCGCAGATCTGGATCGCGTGTGGCTGCAAACCTATTGCGAAGACCAACTCGGTGCAGCCGATGGCGAATATGTACTGCGCTGCGCCAAGCTTGCACCGCAACATGATTACGTCAATAACTGGTTTAATCAGCACTTTGGACTAAGTTACCAGGCGATGTCGAGTCTCTACTCGCTTTAG
- a CDS encoding DUF6151 family protein, protein MRSGMMVEGFKLGCQCGQVTGRIAAHPHWQGNRLTCYCQDCRAYLHHLEQADSLNDFGGTDIYQVPPAHVSILTGREQLACLQLTKGGVYRWYTQCCHTPVGNCFSPFWPMVGIIHSFVREPLDILVGPTSGSVYCRGALGRLPDELKGTRSQKVMVLRLITKLLAWKLCGKNSPSVFFVNGEPLAAPQQLYSSPADKG, encoded by the coding sequence GTGAGATCAGGCATGATGGTTGAAGGGTTCAAACTGGGTTGTCAGTGTGGTCAGGTTACCGGGCGCATTGCAGCACACCCACACTGGCAAGGGAATCGCCTGACTTGCTATTGTCAGGATTGTCGTGCGTATCTGCATCACCTGGAACAGGCTGACTCCCTCAACGACTTTGGCGGAACGGATATTTATCAGGTGCCACCGGCGCACGTAAGTATCTTAACGGGGCGTGAGCAGCTAGCCTGCTTGCAGCTGACCAAGGGCGGCGTTTACCGCTGGTACACTCAATGTTGTCACACTCCGGTTGGCAATTGTTTTAGCCCCTTTTGGCCCATGGTCGGGATCATACATAGCTTTGTGCGCGAGCCGCTCGATATTTTAGTGGGTCCGACTTCGGGGAGTGTCTATTGTCGCGGTGCGCTGGGTCGTTTACCAGATGAGCTCAAAGGCACACGCTCACAAAAGGTGATGGTGCTGCGGTTGATCACTAAGTTGCTGGCCTGGAAGCTGTGTGGCAAAAACTCACCTTCGGTATTTTTTGTTAACGGCGAACCGCTGGCAGCGCCACAGCAGCTTTATTCCAGTCCTGCAGATAAAGGCTAA
- the yeiP gene encoding elongation factor P-like protein YeiP yields the protein MPKASEIKKHAAIDYNGRVMIVRDIERSVPQGRAGGSLYRMRMYDVVNGGKVDETFKAEEMLQLADLTRRPAMLSYIDGDEYVFMDEEDYTPYHIHKDSIAEQVLFINEETKGLLIVVVEGTPVSLDLPSSVELVIEETAPSIKGASASARTKPATLTTGLVVQVPEHISSGDKIKINTAESKFMSRADS from the coding sequence ATGCCTAAAGCCAGTGAAATAAAAAAACACGCCGCGATTGATTATAATGGTCGCGTAATGATCGTCCGAGATATTGAGCGCTCTGTACCGCAAGGTCGTGCTGGCGGCAGTTTATACCGTATGCGTATGTACGATGTCGTCAATGGCGGAAAAGTCGATGAAACCTTTAAAGCCGAGGAAATGCTGCAACTGGCCGATTTAACACGTCGCCCGGCAATGCTTTCTTACATTGATGGTGATGAATACGTGTTCATGGATGAAGAGGACTATACCCCTTATCACATCCATAAAGACTCGATTGCTGAGCAAGTTCTGTTCATCAACGAAGAAACCAAAGGCCTGCTGATCGTTGTCGTAGAAGGCACGCCAGTATCATTGGATCTGCCTTCAAGCGTTGAGCTGGTGATCGAAGAAACCGCACCCTCTATCAAAGGCGCATCAGCCAGTGCCCGTACTAAGCCGGCCACATTAACCACAGGCTTAGTCGTACAGGTACCTGAGCACATTTCCAGCGGTGATAAAATTAAAATCAACACCGCAGAATCTAAGTTCATGAGCCGCGCAGACAGCTAA
- a CDS encoding ATP-binding protein: MKTSKLSIRLLWYITPLVILPLLLLGGFTLTNVTSSTQKQAKLIVSRFVEQQQQKMFNYMEIYQSTTKLLSTSPVLSDFLSLPEDEAQEKTQRLGALMDVFASYSEAYPDIISINLVNEHGQSHAFYASNLNRAPQSYPFFAQVRQSNLRQQQFMQASHNGGTQLYFVQQIYGVDFNLNRPQREGYIIVQVAPSIISSSILEAPYDNTLNLLVSASGEVLFSSDSHFNQSFLSAEEMAQINGLADKGKLDSLVLPSIDNLRRMTYSAQLSGGYYYISTIPKTILYQSGKAISLTTALIVILSVITLPILIFIVVRNLLLTPIELLGEASHRVGDGDLSVALPAHDDDEVGILFDDFNHMIKQIRDFQGELEDYKLHLEEKVENRTRALEEMNQQLELAIAEAEQASQLKSRFLANMSHEIRTPLTAIMGFTEQILHYPNATNSALHLDTILRNSRHLLELINNILDLSKIEAEKLAVEQDPIELLHLLKDVESIIAPMAEQKQLDFTVQYALPLPQQLFSDETRLKQILLNIATNAVKFTETGSIQISARYRSDTARFEFEVKDSGIGMSQGEMSRVFKPFEQADSTTTRRFGGTGLGLCISKNLAQLLGGDVSVESAQGVGSCFNISVAANHPTQDFAWIDDEDQLAHDHVVAAQQLDQTQLEAEILLAEDNPDNQELLTLLLGAWGLKPDIASNGAQAVEMALVNDYDLILMDMQMPVMGGLEATEMLRHAAYDGPIIALTANVMKHDIDTYLAAGCDATLAKPIDREKLGAVLLNYLQLEEDKNSQWNSLLKSEKYLQISRNYVEKLPDQLIQLEQLFGDQEWESLRALAHSLKGSAGCFGFTNIHSAAGDLETCLREDNPTKWEYAMLTLTQAIRYTLEQEHA; this comes from the coding sequence ATGAAGACAAGTAAGCTGAGTATCAGGCTATTATGGTATATCACCCCCTTGGTGATATTGCCGCTGCTACTGCTCGGCGGCTTTACACTGACCAATGTCACCAGCTCTACCCAAAAGCAGGCAAAACTTATTGTCAGTCGCTTCGTTGAACAACAACAGCAAAAAATGTTCAACTACATGGAAATCTATCAATCCACGACCAAACTGTTGTCTACCTCCCCGGTACTCAGTGATTTTTTAAGCCTGCCAGAAGACGAAGCTCAGGAAAAAACACAACGTCTGGGTGCACTCATGGATGTGTTTGCCAGTTACAGCGAAGCCTATCCGGATATCATTAGTATCAACCTGGTTAATGAACATGGCCAGAGTCATGCCTTTTATGCCAGCAACCTGAACCGGGCACCTCAGTCCTATCCCTTTTTTGCCCAGGTCCGACAGAGCAACTTACGTCAACAGCAGTTTATGCAAGCGTCACATAATGGCGGCACACAGCTGTATTTCGTGCAGCAGATTTATGGGGTGGATTTCAACCTAAACCGGCCTCAGCGTGAGGGCTACATTATTGTTCAGGTTGCCCCGTCAATCATCAGCAGTAGTATTCTGGAAGCCCCCTATGACAACACATTGAATCTGCTGGTGTCAGCTTCGGGCGAAGTGTTATTCAGCTCCGACAGTCATTTTAATCAGAGCTTTTTGAGCGCTGAGGAAATGGCACAGATCAATGGCCTGGCAGATAAAGGAAAGCTGGACTCTTTAGTGCTACCGTCCATTGATAACCTGCGGCGCATGACCTACAGCGCGCAGCTCAGTGGCGGTTATTATTATATCTCCACCATTCCTAAAACAATTTTATATCAGTCAGGTAAAGCGATCAGTCTGACAACGGCCCTGATTGTTATCCTGTCTGTCATTACACTCCCCATTCTGATCTTCATTGTGGTGAGAAACTTACTGCTGACCCCCATAGAACTGCTCGGGGAAGCCAGCCACCGTGTTGGGGATGGCGACTTATCGGTTGCGCTACCCGCCCATGATGATGACGAAGTTGGCATTTTGTTTGATGACTTTAATCATATGATCAAACAGATCCGCGATTTCCAGGGGGAGCTGGAAGACTACAAACTGCATCTGGAAGAAAAAGTCGAAAACCGCACCCGGGCGCTGGAAGAAATGAATCAACAACTGGAGCTAGCGATTGCCGAAGCCGAACAAGCCAGCCAGCTGAAAAGCCGTTTCCTGGCCAATATGAGCCACGAGATACGCACACCGTTAACCGCAATTATGGGCTTTACCGAGCAAATACTGCATTACCCCAATGCCACCAACTCAGCGCTGCACCTGGATACCATTTTGCGCAACTCCAGACACTTACTGGAATTAATTAATAACATTCTCGACTTGTCCAAGATTGAAGCTGAGAAGCTGGCGGTTGAACAAGACCCCATAGAATTACTCCACTTACTGAAAGACGTAGAGTCCATTATTGCTCCCATGGCTGAACAAAAGCAGCTGGATTTCACCGTTCAGTATGCCTTACCTTTGCCTCAGCAACTCTTCAGTGATGAAACCCGCCTCAAACAGATCCTGCTTAACATCGCGACAAATGCGGTTAAGTTTACTGAAACAGGCAGTATTCAGATCAGTGCCCGTTACCGCTCAGACACAGCCCGATTTGAATTTGAAGTCAAAGACAGTGGTATTGGTATGTCACAGGGCGAGATGTCTCGTGTGTTTAAACCCTTTGAACAAGCGGACTCCACCACTACTCGACGGTTCGGAGGCACAGGCCTGGGATTATGTATCTCGAAAAACCTGGCTCAACTGTTAGGTGGAGACGTCAGCGTAGAAAGTGCGCAGGGCGTCGGCAGTTGCTTTAACATTAGCGTTGCAGCCAACCATCCGACGCAAGATTTTGCCTGGATTGACGATGAAGACCAGCTGGCACACGACCATGTAGTAGCAGCCCAGCAATTGGATCAAACCCAGCTGGAGGCCGAAATTCTGCTCGCCGAAGATAACCCGGATAACCAGGAGCTGCTGACCTTACTCCTCGGAGCCTGGGGACTCAAACCGGATATTGCCAGTAATGGCGCACAAGCCGTAGAGATGGCACTGGTCAACGATTACGATTTAATCCTGATGGACATGCAAATGCCAGTCATGGGTGGTCTGGAAGCCACTGAAATGCTCCGTCATGCCGCTTATGATGGCCCTATCATTGCGCTGACAGCCAATGTTATGAAACATGACATTGATACCTACCTGGCTGCCGGGTGTGATGCAACACTTGCCAAACCCATTGACCGTGAAAAGCTCGGTGCAGTCCTGCTTAACTACTTACAGCTGGAAGAGGACAAAAACTCCCAGTGGAATTCACTTTTAAAAAGTGAAAAGTACTTACAGATCAGTCGCAACTACGTGGAAAAACTGCCCGACCAACTCATTCAGCTGGAACAGCTGTTTGGGGATCAGGAATGGGAATCACTCAGAGCCTTGGCGCACAGTCTCAAAGGCAGCGCGGGGTGTTTTGGCTTTACCAACATTCACAGTGCCGCCGGCGATTTGGAAACCTGCCTGCGAGAAGACAACCCAACAAAGTGGGAATATGCCATGCTGACGCTGACACAGGCTATCAGGTATACGTTGGAACAGGAACACGCCTGA
- the rimI gene encoding ribosomal protein S18-alanine N-acetyltransferase, translating to MTTSIRPDHLAALPLQQVMDIEQACHTHPWTSKTMQSCLSGRYFNAALYRDEQLVGFYVGERAGPDFTLMDICITPACQGQGLASQLLAHFMARCEQDRAENIFLEVRVGNEAAIGLYHKAGFTEMGVRKNYYPSADGKEDALLMGKVLFDPELMDH from the coding sequence ATGACCACCTCTATCAGACCTGATCACCTTGCTGCTTTGCCATTGCAGCAGGTTATGGATATTGAACAGGCCTGCCATACGCACCCCTGGACCAGCAAGACCATGCAGTCGTGTTTGAGTGGTCGTTACTTCAATGCGGCCCTGTATCGGGATGAGCAGCTGGTTGGCTTTTATGTGGGTGAGCGAGCGGGTCCGGACTTCACGCTGATGGACATCTGTATCACGCCTGCTTGTCAGGGGCAGGGCCTCGCCAGTCAGTTGTTGGCGCATTTCATGGCACGCTGTGAGCAAGACCGTGCCGAGAATATCTTTTTAGAAGTGCGCGTCGGCAATGAAGCTGCCATTGGCTTATATCACAAGGCGGGTTTTACTGAGATGGGTGTGCGTAAAAACTACTATCCTAGCGCGGATGGCAAAGAGGATGCGTTGTTGATGGGGAAAGTGCTGTTTGACCCTGAACTCATGGATCATTAA